In Halobaculum sp. XH14, a single genomic region encodes these proteins:
- a CDS encoding transcription initiation factor IIB yields the protein MSLGDPYERTFDESTDKHLRATCPECDGRIIADAGERSCADCGLVITDQRIDYGPEWRSFADEDTSPERTGAPLTEARHDRGLSTEIGFGSDDPNKGLSRRKRAQVGRLRREHNRARFDSTADQNLAHACGELTRMTGALDLPKSVAERAAAIYREAMGADLIRGRSVETIAAGCLYAACRCDGITRTLAEIAEVARCRESKVRLGYRVLNEELGLDAAPRQPPELVARLASAVGASSAVEHLAQRLARDAVDAGIANGRNPNGVAAGCVYVAGIDLAERVTQADLGEASGVTPVTIRNRVRELNGMAESI from the coding sequence ATGTCACTGGGAGATCCCTACGAGCGGACGTTCGACGAATCGACCGACAAACACCTGCGGGCGACCTGTCCCGAATGCGATGGTCGAATCATTGCGGACGCCGGCGAGCGAAGCTGTGCCGACTGTGGGCTCGTCATCACCGACCAGCGGATCGATTACGGGCCCGAATGGCGCTCGTTCGCGGATGAGGACACCTCCCCGGAACGGACGGGCGCGCCGTTGACCGAGGCGAGACACGACCGTGGCCTCTCGACCGAGATTGGGTTCGGAAGCGATGACCCGAACAAGGGCCTCTCGCGTCGCAAACGCGCCCAGGTCGGCCGGCTGCGTCGCGAGCACAATCGCGCACGATTCGACTCGACGGCCGACCAGAATCTCGCCCACGCCTGTGGCGAGCTCACCCGGATGACGGGCGCGCTCGACCTGCCGAAATCGGTCGCCGAGCGAGCGGCAGCGATCTACCGCGAGGCGATGGGTGCGGACCTGATTCGCGGCCGGTCGGTCGAGACCATCGCGGCGGGGTGTCTGTACGCGGCGTGTCGCTGTGACGGCATCACTCGGACGCTTGCAGAGATTGCGGAGGTCGCGCGGTGTAGGGAGTCAAAGGTGCGGCTGGGCTACCGCGTGTTGAACGAGGAACTCGGCCTTGATGCGGCGCCACGCCAGCCGCCCGAACTCGTCGCGCGACTCGCGTCTGCGGTCGGTGCGTCCAGTGCGGTAGAGCACCTGGCACAGCGACTCGCCCGCGATGCGGTCGATGCGGGTATCGCGAACGGTCGAAATCCCAACGGGGTGGCTGCGGGCTGTGTGTACGTCGCTGGGATCGACCTGGCCGAACGCGTTACACAGGCCGACCTCGGTGAAGCGTCCGGTGTGACCCCCGTGACGATTCGAAATCGGGTTCGCGAACTCAATGGAATGGCGGAGTCAATCTGA
- a CDS encoding DUF7344 domain-containing protein, with protein sequence MTSTVHYPSSVANVLGILGNKRRVLLLNYLFLFGYEQDIEVRHLARVIGGVEKGISPREVTTEDYESVYNGLIQNHLPKLAKYGIIDYDDRAKVVIVTPRIEEYVILIVIARIISPNR encoded by the coding sequence ATGACGTCTACTGTTCATTACCCAAGTAGCGTTGCGAATGTTCTTGGAATATTAGGAAATAAACGGCGGGTCCTTCTATTAAATTACTTATTCCTATTCGGGTACGAACAGGACATCGAAGTCCGACACCTGGCTAGGGTTATTGGAGGCGTCGAAAAAGGAATTTCACCACGCGAGGTCACTACCGAAGATTATGAATCAGTATATAATGGGTTGATTCAGAACCACCTGCCAAAACTCGCCAAATACGGTATTATTGATTACGACGACCGCGCGAAAGTCGTAATAGTCACTCCTCGTATTGAGGAGTATGTAATCCTGATTGTGATTGCTCGAATTATATCTCCAAATCGGTGA
- a CDS encoding VirB4 family type IV secretion system protein, whose translation MGGELPWSGVALQASVSGSPTDLAVLLGVLLLGILGATLWHRRARTDEFDPTSVFDDATLEAAPADHAVLTDVSERHKRALAPAAIEWDTRTARVGEQWTTTLYVADWPDYPADGYLNELFTVTDVPFDCSIRLTPTNQERALDDLQSVADDLQVDADLDRSVRGRYLQERAAEAAATYTAVENGQRVFAQAMFITVRADDRATLRENVQTLRRRLRETPANLTPKTAICKQDLAIQGAAPLSGNPFGREAVALGGAVGALLATPHSPTILEPGGIEVGVHRHTNSPLVIDDFARENGYAKFTVGDPGSGKSFGAKQQFLRSVAQSPDRLGIILEPLNNWAGVADALGARRITVGGTTGLNPLELKQTPAHVQRAMGEDASPFNEKLASVLSFLTNYFALRGVELGDRRTTLELAITESYREQGITDDITTHSSESPTLRDVLDILTELVDDPESYVVRTSAEASKLRADATWLIDQLRPFADGGSFENLGRPTQFDIRDEGLIYLDLGQQEGSAGGNTSLLMQLLISLVYERAKETDKEVVFAIDEARYLFKEAANLEFFETIFRHHRHHDLSIQLITQTVDEFFQRPEAEMILDQCAIKQFHRLDGMDEAWANEFGLNYAQMRFVQDAIPGNDRAGYSEALIGVDGEWRGMEIRALSREAAVIDFDPTNEDSPDVPGQPPDPAMRERESD comes from the coding sequence ATGGGAGGTGAACTCCCCTGGTCGGGAGTCGCACTCCAGGCCTCCGTCAGCGGGTCGCCGACAGACCTGGCAGTCCTCCTCGGTGTGCTGCTGCTCGGCATCCTTGGAGCGACACTTTGGCACAGGCGCGCGAGGACGGACGAGTTCGACCCGACGAGCGTGTTCGACGACGCCACCCTCGAGGCCGCACCTGCTGACCATGCGGTCCTCACCGACGTGTCGGAGCGACACAAACGAGCACTCGCACCAGCCGCGATCGAGTGGGACACCAGAACGGCGCGCGTCGGCGAGCAGTGGACGACGACGCTCTACGTCGCTGACTGGCCTGATTATCCTGCGGATGGGTATCTCAACGAGCTGTTCACCGTCACGGATGTCCCGTTCGATTGTAGCATCCGACTCACGCCGACGAATCAGGAGCGGGCGCTCGATGATCTCCAGTCGGTCGCTGACGACCTACAGGTCGATGCCGATCTCGATCGGAGCGTTCGCGGCCGCTATCTGCAAGAACGGGCTGCAGAAGCGGCCGCCACCTACACCGCCGTCGAGAACGGCCAGCGCGTCTTTGCACAGGCCATGTTCATCACCGTCCGGGCGGACGACCGGGCGACCCTCCGCGAGAACGTCCAGACGCTTCGGCGACGTCTTCGCGAAACGCCCGCCAATCTCACGCCCAAGACGGCCATCTGCAAGCAGGATCTCGCGATTCAGGGGGCTGCCCCGCTGAGTGGAAACCCCTTTGGCCGCGAGGCGGTGGCGCTCGGAGGTGCAGTCGGGGCGTTGCTCGCCACACCCCATTCGCCGACGATCCTCGAACCGGGCGGTATCGAAGTCGGCGTGCATCGCCACACGAACAGCCCGCTCGTCATCGACGACTTCGCCCGCGAGAACGGCTACGCCAAGTTCACGGTGGGCGACCCAGGCTCGGGCAAGTCATTCGGCGCGAAACAACAGTTCCTCCGGTCCGTCGCACAGTCACCTGACCGCCTCGGCATCATCCTCGAGCCGCTCAACAACTGGGCCGGCGTCGCAGACGCACTGGGCGCTCGCCGCATCACTGTCGGCGGGACGACAGGGCTGAATCCGCTCGAACTCAAGCAAACGCCAGCACACGTCCAGCGGGCGATGGGCGAGGACGCCAGTCCGTTCAACGAGAAACTGGCGAGCGTCCTCAGCTTTCTCACGAACTATTTCGCCCTCCGAGGCGTCGAACTCGGTGACCGACGGACCACGCTCGAACTCGCCATCACCGAGTCGTATCGCGAGCAGGGCATTACCGACGATATCACCACGCACTCGAGCGAGAGTCCGACACTGCGGGACGTCCTCGATATCCTCACGGAGCTGGTGGACGACCCAGAGTCCTACGTCGTCCGAACATCCGCGGAGGCGTCCAAACTCCGGGCAGATGCGACCTGGCTCATCGACCAACTCCGCCCGTTTGCAGACGGTGGGAGTTTCGAGAACCTCGGTCGGCCGACGCAGTTTGACATTCGCGATGAGGGACTCATCTATCTCGATCTCGGCCAGCAGGAGGGCAGCGCCGGTGGAAACACGAGTCTCCTGATGCAGTTGCTCATCTCACTGGTCTATGAACGTGCGAAGGAGACGGACAAGGAGGTCGTCTTCGCGATCGACGAGGCGAGATACCTGTTCAAAGAGGCTGCAAATCTGGAGTTCTTCGAGACGATCTTTCGTCATCACCGGCACCACGATCTGTCGATTCAACTCATCACACAGACGGTCGATGAGTTCTTCCAGCGACCGGAAGCAGAGATGATCCTCGATCAGTGTGCCATCAAGCAGTTCCACCGCCTCGATGGGATGGATGAAGCGTGGGCCAACGAGTTCGGCCTCAATTACGCCCAGATGCGCTTCGTTCAGGATGCCATCCCTGGGAACGACCGTGCGGGCTATTCGGAGGCGCTCATCGGTGTCGATGGCGAGTGGCGCGGGATGGAAATTCGAGCGTTGTCTCGGGAGGCAGCGGTCATCGACTTCGATCCGACCAATGAAGATTCACCGGACGTCCCGGGCCAGCCACCTGATCCAGCGATGCGTGAACGGGAATCGGACTGA
- a CDS encoding DUF955 domain-containing protein gives MPETTTEESEPTRVASFANSDDRDEEMHSTIEQWAHDLVADVTDARASEAFERWLAVQRCFHDYSHRNTLLIALQCPEATRVTGYRTWQEEFDRQVQEGESAIWIWAPIITTRCPKCENSPSFHKSSDCEYDETAPEEWDEGLVGFRPVPVFDVSQTEGEPLPELETAATGDADELVPALLDAAPPLSIDVEIVEPGVWTHGEAMGVCTYPDDGKGTATVEVRDRENRADLAVTLVHEYAHAILHGGVDDEAERAKRELEAEAVAAIVGRYFGLDTSGSEYYLAAWHGEEPGSILDRLGRISRTATTIIEAVDGRS, from the coding sequence ATGCCTGAGACAACCACTGAGGAGTCCGAACCGACGCGAGTCGCTTCCTTTGCCAACTCAGACGATCGCGACGAGGAGATGCACAGCACGATCGAACAGTGGGCCCATGACCTCGTAGCAGACGTTACCGACGCGAGAGCGAGCGAAGCGTTCGAGCGCTGGCTGGCCGTCCAGAGATGCTTTCACGACTACTCCCACCGCAATACCCTCCTCATCGCGCTGCAGTGTCCGGAGGCAACCCGAGTCACCGGATATCGAACGTGGCAGGAAGAGTTTGACCGGCAGGTGCAGGAAGGCGAATCCGCGATCTGGATCTGGGCACCCATCATCACGACTCGGTGCCCCAAGTGTGAGAACTCCCCCTCATTCCACAAATCGAGCGACTGCGAGTACGATGAGACCGCCCCAGAGGAGTGGGACGAGGGACTCGTGGGCTTTCGACCCGTTCCCGTGTTCGACGTCTCACAGACCGAGGGGGAGCCGCTCCCGGAACTGGAGACTGCGGCGACGGGAGATGCAGACGAGCTGGTTCCAGCACTCCTCGATGCTGCCCCTCCCCTCTCGATCGACGTCGAGATCGTCGAGCCTGGTGTGTGGACACACGGCGAGGCGATGGGAGTCTGTACGTATCCAGACGATGGAAAAGGAACAGCGACTGTCGAAGTCCGCGACCGTGAAAATCGGGCCGACCTCGCCGTAACGCTCGTCCACGAGTACGCCCATGCAATCCTTCACGGTGGCGTCGACGACGAAGCAGAACGGGCGAAACGTGAACTGGAGGCCGAAGCGGTCGCCGCCATCGTCGGTCGGTACTTCGGGCTCGACACGAGCGGATCTGAGTACTATCTGGCAGCCTGGCACGGCGAAGAACCCGGATCGATTCTCGACAGACTCGGTCGAATCAGTCGAACAGCAACGACAATCATCGAGGCAGTCGACGGTCGGAGCTAG
- a CDS encoding BREX system ATP-binding domain-containing protein, protein MSDAFTITDEQQDYSQYDLEANPFPYSPVPAEDPEIYCGQQHVSDKISSTVSSMLSTGKSKHLVVTGKYGNGKSHTLKYTRSLLRGRDDVVVGYVAQPGEGFLDIYHEFVYDLGFNRLQELAYEFLASVARDVTDTNPIGASGMESLIDEGDVLLSEIVPESIRRLSDVTKFADFARAIIHMVYEDTNLYAWQWLTAEGIRYEQRKEMEIHSALDDDTMGVRAFTALKNMLLELGYTGIFVFVDEFESIARLSPKDEQATLNSIRHLMDQNSSGLCMLFGCAPEVWQDVMSEYHAFSERIGEEVALKPLTSENLYELVRDYLDQERVSSTENEGIDPFSEEALDLILQTSQGNIRQVLSMCSRILDDAAKSQENKITVAWAEGKI, encoded by the coding sequence ATGTCCGACGCATTCACGATCACCGACGAACAGCAAGACTACTCACAGTACGACCTAGAGGCGAACCCCTTCCCATACAGTCCAGTTCCAGCTGAAGACCCCGAGATTTACTGTGGGCAGCAGCACGTTTCGGACAAGATCAGCTCCACGGTTTCGTCGATGTTGTCTACTGGGAAGTCGAAGCATCTGGTGGTCACCGGAAAGTATGGAAATGGGAAGTCTCATACGCTCAAATACACGCGCTCGCTACTCCGCGGTCGCGACGACGTCGTCGTGGGCTATGTCGCCCAACCTGGTGAAGGATTCCTCGACATCTACCACGAGTTCGTCTACGATCTGGGCTTCAACCGACTCCAAGAACTCGCGTACGAGTTCCTTGCATCTGTGGCGAGAGATGTCACCGACACGAACCCGATTGGTGCCAGTGGGATGGAATCGCTGATAGACGAAGGCGATGTGCTGCTCTCGGAAATTGTCCCCGAGTCGATTCGCCGCCTCAGCGATGTGACGAAGTTCGCCGACTTTGCGCGTGCCATTATCCACATGGTGTACGAGGACACGAATCTCTACGCGTGGCAGTGGCTCACCGCAGAGGGGATTCGATACGAGCAGCGGAAGGAGATGGAAATCCACAGCGCACTCGACGACGACACGATGGGTGTTCGGGCCTTCACCGCACTCAAAAATATGCTCCTCGAACTCGGCTACACCGGTATTTTCGTCTTCGTCGACGAGTTCGAGAGCATCGCACGACTCTCACCTAAGGACGAACAGGCAACACTCAACAGCATTCGGCACTTGATGGACCAGAACAGTTCGGGACTATGCATGCTGTTTGGTTGTGCTCCCGAGGTCTGGCAAGACGTAATGAGTGAGTACCACGCGTTCAGTGAGCGAATTGGGGAAGAAGTTGCCCTGAAACCCCTCACAAGTGAGAACCTCTATGAGTTGGTGCGTGATTATTTAGATCAAGAGAGGGTGTCTTCTACTGAAAATGAGGGGATAGACCCATTCTCTGAGGAGGCCTTAGATTTGATTCTCCAAACATCACAGGGCAATATCCGACAGGTCCTATCTATGTGTAGTCGTATCCTCGATGATGCTGCAAAATCACAGGAAAATAAAATCACAGTTGCTTGGGCCGAAGGAAAGATCTGA
- a CDS encoding MarR family transcriptional regulator yields MTNEEYAPSENEEEILKVLKEGQGSSQPWGRVNPLFLREQTNINKQQVNYALRQLIAAGWVTKVTEGLYEFVDDPRNGNA; encoded by the coding sequence ATGACTAATGAGGAATATGCTCCGAGTGAAAACGAGGAAGAAATCCTGAAAGTTTTGAAGGAAGGGCAGGGTTCATCTCAACCCTGGGGACGAGTAAACCCATTATTTCTACGAGAACAGACCAATATAAACAAACAACAGGTGAATTATGCACTTAGGCAACTCATCGCTGCTGGGTGGGTAACTAAGGTCACTGAGGGGCTTTATGAATTCGTTGACGATCCCCGAAATGGTAACGCCTAA
- a CDS encoding lamin tail domain-containing protein — translation MLDRRGGLIVAIVVIVSLSGCLGGLAGSPPSDVHTDSPTPSTVSEAPPTQGGVNGTLEVHYINVGQGASTLLITPPGETMLIDSGDWSDDGEYVLAYLDRLGIERIDHLVTSHADADHIGGHAAVINHYETDKDGVGAVYDPGIASSSQTYSEYLDAIEEHDVPLYETRAGDTLPLDGVNATVLGPPEPYLADEERNENSIVISVQYGETGFLFPGDAEAEHEAHLVERYGDRLNVTVLQVGHHGSRSSSGPAFLEATSPRIAIIPSGYDSQYGHPHTETLERLTDREITTYWTATHGSVAVRTNGTAVEVWTQQSAPTTATELRDGSPIEPGSTGRLDHRLTLGATLADGGFDSTETSDSETTTTSTDDRTPALGVAEVHADADGNDNENLNDEYVIFENTGEEMLDLSGWQISDEAGHSYTVPDGFTMAPGERVTLHTGSGTDSSTDLYWGADSAIWNNGGDTVTVTDSNEQVVIEEEYS, via the coding sequence ATGCTTGACCGACGAGGAGGACTCATCGTCGCGATCGTCGTGATCGTGTCGCTGAGTGGCTGTCTTGGGGGTCTCGCGGGGAGCCCTCCCAGCGATGTTCACACCGACTCGCCGACACCCTCCACCGTCTCAGAAGCGCCACCGACACAGGGTGGCGTCAACGGGACGCTCGAAGTCCACTACATCAACGTCGGCCAGGGCGCGAGCACGCTTCTCATCACGCCGCCCGGCGAGACCATGTTGATCGATTCAGGTGACTGGTCCGACGACGGCGAGTACGTCTTGGCGTATCTAGATCGGCTCGGCATCGAGCGCATCGACCACCTAGTCACGTCGCACGCTGATGCTGATCACATCGGGGGGCATGCGGCGGTCATCAATCACTATGAGACTGATAAAGACGGAGTCGGCGCAGTGTATGACCCCGGTATCGCGTCGAGTTCACAGACGTATTCTGAGTACCTCGATGCGATCGAAGAACACGACGTTCCCCTGTACGAGACGAGAGCCGGTGATACACTACCGCTCGACGGTGTGAACGCCACGGTCCTCGGCCCACCGGAGCCGTATCTCGCCGATGAGGAAAGAAACGAGAACAGCATCGTCATCTCCGTGCAGTACGGTGAGACGGGCTTTCTGTTCCCCGGTGACGCGGAAGCCGAACATGAAGCCCACCTCGTCGAGAGGTACGGCGACCGACTCAACGTGACCGTGCTTCAGGTCGGCCACCACGGGAGTCGCTCGAGTTCCGGACCAGCCTTCCTCGAGGCGACCTCGCCACGGATCGCAATCATCCCGAGCGGGTACGATTCGCAGTATGGCCACCCTCACACGGAGACGCTTGAGCGACTCACAGACCGTGAGATCACGACCTACTGGACGGCAACCCACGGCTCAGTTGCCGTCCGTACGAACGGCACAGCAGTCGAGGTCTGGACGCAGCAGTCGGCACCGACGACGGCGACTGAGCTTCGAGACGGCTCTCCCATCGAACCGGGGAGTACCGGGCGACTCGACCATCGACTGACGCTCGGTGCCACACTCGCTGACGGCGGCTTCGATTCCACCGAGACGTCGGACTCAGAGACGACGACCACATCCACAGATGACAGAACACCTGCACTCGGGGTGGCCGAGGTGCACGCGGATGCGGATGGGAATGACAACGAGAACTTGAACGACGAGTACGTCATCTTCGAGAATACGGGAGAAGAGATGCTCGACCTCTCCGGATGGCAGATATCAGACGAGGCGGGCCACAGCTACACCGTTCCGGATGGGTTCACGATGGCACCTGGCGAGCGAGTCACCCTCCACACAGGGAGTGGGACGGATTCGAGCACTGATCTGTACTGGGGGGCAGACAGCGCGATCTGGAACAACGGAGGCGACACAGTGACCGTTACCGATTCGAACGAGCAGGTCGTTATCGAAGAGGAGTACTCATGA
- a CDS encoding DUF3006 domain-containing protein, with protein sequence MSETTQTAVLDRFEETEDGEEVAVLLYESDGEVVGEEVVPRSHLPNDGQHQDAVFTVNLEDGEPVEFTYEADETTERTESASDRFDRLSSRLSDETDSDESTD encoded by the coding sequence ATGAGTGAGACCACGCAAACTGCCGTGCTCGACCGGTTCGAAGAGACTGAAGACGGCGAGGAGGTTGCGGTCTTACTCTACGAATCGGATGGTGAAGTGGTCGGTGAGGAAGTCGTTCCGCGCTCGCACCTCCCCAACGATGGCCAGCATCAGGATGCGGTCTTCACCGTCAATCTGGAGGACGGTGAACCCGTCGAGTTCACCTACGAAGCCGATGAGACCACGGAGCGAACAGAATCTGCATCGGATCGATTCGACCGACTCTCCAGCCGGCTTTCCGATGAGACTGACTCGGATGAATCCACAGACTAG
- a CDS encoding tRNA-guanine transglycosylase codes for MLYRRRKLDLPRGELDTPVLFPVRNIGKRSSDNTPTYVGTIPEFSAAMINARSIRNRDPMWQRISNGVTLREEMDVPEDTIVFADSGGFDFANEEVDTTPAKTLDTQSQLDADILGTVDIPLSRENRAAENQRRIDQSIEYALKASDHHDGVGLLFASVHGYDPETIRNNIQYLEKNGEFDGYALGSMVPIRTDYKKITKLILSARNATDKHLHVYGLGGLVYQPLLLYLGVDSFDSSAFIRSAGNRNYLIPGFGGEEIRNIEELDRLPCPCPVCGQKELDEIREDRTALTQHNLWALATELRRFRYVAESGRDIEEYLDLRFSGNEVTKRAYETAKQQMRRLT; via the coding sequence ATGTTGTATCGACGCAGGAAACTCGACCTCCCGCGAGGAGAATTAGACACCCCTGTTCTCTTTCCCGTCAGAAACATCGGGAAGCGGTCGAGTGACAATACACCGACGTACGTCGGCACGATCCCAGAGTTCTCGGCAGCGATGATCAACGCGAGATCGATCCGCAACCGGGACCCAATGTGGCAGAGAATATCGAATGGTGTAACATTACGAGAAGAAATGGACGTCCCCGAGGACACCATCGTTTTCGCGGATAGTGGTGGGTTCGATTTCGCCAACGAAGAAGTGGACACTACCCCAGCAAAAACGCTTGATACCCAGAGTCAATTGGACGCGGACATCCTCGGTACAGTCGACATTCCTCTCTCAAGGGAGAACCGGGCAGCAGAAAACCAACGGCGAATCGACCAAAGCATCGAGTACGCACTCAAAGCGAGCGACCATCACGATGGGGTGGGCCTTCTCTTCGCGAGTGTCCATGGTTACGATCCAGAGACGATCCGGAATAACATACAATACCTGGAGAAGAACGGCGAATTCGATGGGTATGCCCTCGGAAGTATGGTTCCTATACGAACCGATTATAAAAAAATAACAAAACTGATACTATCTGCACGAAACGCGACAGACAAGCACCTGCACGTGTATGGTCTCGGAGGTCTCGTCTATCAACCACTGCTGCTTTACTTGGGGGTCGACAGTTTCGACTCTTCGGCCTTCATTCGTAGTGCAGGCAACCGGAACTACCTGATTCCGGGCTTCGGCGGGGAAGAAATACGGAATATCGAGGAATTAGACAGGCTCCCCTGTCCCTGCCCAGTGTGTGGACAAAAAGAACTCGACGAGATTCGCGAAGACCGAACTGCCCTGACCCAGCATAATCTCTGGGCACTTGCGACCGAACTGCGACGCTTCCGTTATGTCGCCGAGTCTGGTCGAGATATTGAGGAGTACCTCGACTTGCGCTTCAGCGGGAACGAGGTCACTAAGCGGGCATACGAAACCGCGAAGCAACAGATGAGGAGGCTCACATGA
- a CDS encoding helix-turn-helix transcriptional regulator, with protein MYDLTGFQRDLLTVTAGIEEPHGLTIKDDSESEIHHGRLYPNLDTLVEKGLLEKEEKDRRTNVYTVTKGGQRELEARCKWERQYVEL; from the coding sequence CTGTACGATCTCACTGGCTTCCAACGTGATCTGCTCACGGTCACCGCAGGTATCGAGGAACCTCACGGTCTCACGATCAAAGACGACTCCGAATCAGAAATCCACCACGGACGTCTGTACCCCAATCTCGATACGCTGGTTGAGAAGGGGCTGCTTGAAAAAGAAGAGAAAGACCGCCGGACAAACGTCTATACAGTTACAAAAGGCGGTCAGCGAGAACTCGAAGCCCGATGTAAGTGGGAACGTCAGTACGTGGAACTATAA
- a CDS encoding endonuclease NucS domain-containing protein has protein sequence MLRVGAEEDVSTLETVSLKEEGFREDDLREWIITSPESILGEDFRLIGREVSVKQIGDGIDLLAIDRDANVVAIELKRGALKPKVDFQGLKYAAYTSHWDYSKLRDQFKKFKSTTWGQTLYEDETTFTEVLDEFCNEDYTLNQDQRIVFVGESVRERLDIVLRWLSDRSIDISVIEFQLLKDDDRLYLDAEQTIPTLEHTVTDVSPDTSDEPWKEDGQSWHLNERSNEQSADLLEDVTTALQELEFLNGPEWGQKHYVAFNRGRKRRIAIRTKRTLFHIDLYDVDTASLDAMEIADALRIDTGSVAVKEDMRGSGRSGVRITCKPDQEIDFDALESQAREILGETSG, from the coding sequence ATGCTTAGAGTCGGTGCTGAGGAAGACGTATCCACCTTGGAAACGGTTTCACTGAAGGAAGAAGGATTTCGTGAAGACGACCTTCGAGAATGGATAATCACTAGTCCTGAGAGTATCCTTGGTGAGGATTTCCGGCTCATCGGTCGAGAGGTTTCTGTGAAACAGATCGGCGATGGGATCGATCTCCTCGCCATTGATCGTGACGCCAACGTGGTCGCTATCGAACTCAAACGAGGCGCATTGAAACCAAAGGTCGATTTTCAAGGACTCAAGTACGCCGCATACACCTCACACTGGGATTACTCTAAACTCCGTGACCAGTTCAAGAAGTTCAAATCTACGACGTGGGGGCAGACCCTCTACGAGGATGAAACTACGTTTACCGAGGTACTCGACGAGTTCTGCAACGAAGACTATACGCTCAATCAGGATCAGCGAATCGTCTTCGTGGGTGAGTCCGTCCGCGAGCGGCTGGACATCGTGCTCCGGTGGCTCAGCGACCGGTCAATCGACATCTCGGTCATCGAATTCCAACTCCTCAAGGACGATGACCGGCTGTATCTCGATGCGGAACAGACTATACCGACGCTGGAACACACCGTGACAGATGTCAGTCCAGACACCTCCGACGAGCCATGGAAGGAGGACGGACAGAGTTGGCACCTCAACGAGCGTTCCAACGAACAATCAGCCGATCTACTAGAAGACGTTACAACTGCACTCCAGGAACTGGAGTTCCTCAACGGTCCGGAGTGGGGGCAAAAGCACTACGTTGCATTCAACAGAGGCCGAAAGCGCCGTATCGCGATCCGGACGAAGCGAACACTGTTCCACATTGACCTGTACGATGTCGATACCGCGTCGCTAGACGCTATGGAGATCGCAGACGCCCTCAGAATCGATACTGGGTCAGTAGCAGTCAAGGAGGATATGCGAGGAAGTGGTCGAAGCGGCGTGAGAATTACTTGTAAGCCGGATCAGGAGATCGATTTTGACGCGCTTGAATCACAGGCTCGGGAGATACTCGGCGAGACTAGCGGGTGA
- a CDS encoding SWIM zinc finger family protein — protein sequence MSDGLPTHCTCPADQKYNGACKHRLAVAIRDPVLDAAIHTQLAADGSGTSQRAPAEEDPQLAHEPQQPTPSPDDESTSNSAEWDDEEFPCECDGLTDDFPCWNCVLANRRALPDR from the coding sequence GTGAGCGACGGCCTTCCTACCCACTGCACCTGTCCGGCTGACCAGAAGTACAACGGAGCGTGCAAACACCGGCTCGCGGTCGCGATCAGGGATCCAGTTCTGGATGCGGCGATTCACACCCAGCTCGCAGCAGACGGCTCAGGGACTTCGCAACGAGCACCGGCCGAGGAGGACCCCCAATTGGCTCATGAACCTCAGCAGCCAACCCCATCTCCTGACGATGAGTCGACTTCCAATTCTGCCGAATGGGACGACGAGGAATTCCCTTGCGAGTGCGACGGATTGACGGACGACTTTCCCTGCTGGAACTGCGTTCTCGCGAATCGTCGAGCCCTCCCCGACCGATAG